aagaagaaaaaattgctgCAGCCAAGAAGTATTATATGCTACCCGAGGATTATGAACCGTATCCTGAAGAAGAAGGTTTTGGTGATTATccaaagtttaaaatggtacACATGGAAAATAGGAATCCTCATGAGCCTTATGATTGGGAATCCCTGAAGAGAAATTACTGTGAACCAGTAAgccatgttttaattttatttcatcgcAATTCGTAttgtttctattttcatttaattggcTCAAATGATAATTGCAtagtttttattgtaactgttaaaaataataatctaaatgtaaaaatctgaatttattgaaaatctgtatatttattatagtagctgtttaaattattagcaTATAAATTATTAGCAATTAGTGTTCTAAAAAACCCCTGTCTTTATTTAGTGATTAAAACTTGAGAAGTCCCACATCCAAATGCCTGTATGCCAAATGCCTTACAGAATGCATAGATTTTCTTGacactttttaataatcaaaataaacttaacttttttcattaattatatatatattgttggtgaataaagtattgttaaaaaaaaattcttgttgaTTTGTAGAATAgctaaacattttgttttacctCAATAAGCTCATTAAAAGAGTCCTTGAGAAAAGGAGAAAACAAAAGcagttaaagaaaaacaaacttagaGGAgaataaacaatgaatattaatgaaGCTCAATATTAATAGTGTTTGAAAAGAACACACACAAGCAAgctttgttttgctttaaacaattgatgttttcattaaaaatgtactcAATTCCATTccttactttatatttttttattattaaatcaaaccaatttacttttaaaatttgaaactcatTTTTTAGTGTTATTGTTATCTTATTATCTGTGCTGCTAATTGTTCCCTTaactaggaaaaaaataaactaaaaactactaactaaaactaaattatgtaaatgatgttgAAATTATTGTCTgatcacttttatttttgtatatatatatatatattttaatgtcattaatTATCATCCTTGATATGGTAATTATTGTTGATTTGTTATCTTTTTAAGAAGGcatgttttaatgtttgtttaccTTAAGGACCTAttgtccaaaaaaatttattttcctgattTGCCTAAATTCTGACAATTCCATTATATATGGGAATTTCTACTTTATAATGCATATTCTGTGAGTTCTATGGGATAAGGATTGTGGagtacatttcaaattaataaaattgttgctGTATGTAAAGAGAAAAGTCTAAATGAATTCATTGATTTCGCTTACCTGCTATACATTGTCAAATAAACGAAAAATCATTGAGGTGaagtgaaaaataagttatgatgAATTTTTTGTAGTATGTACCTAATTCTTCTACTCCATGTCTTCTACATGTACATCAACAGATTTATGTGAGAAGTAGaactagattttaaatatatgtacaaaaatatttccttcccCTTGTTGTTAATAGctgaagaataaaattagaataattctaAGTATTAAATTGCATTGTTGCTTTTCCTTGATCAGGCTTTTGACCAGTTCTAATTAAATGCCTAGATAGTTCAAATATTACTGTTCCTGATTTAAAATTCCTTGTTTTGTttatcaatagataaaatatgaataataatagatGGATGAGGAAGTTGAAAGGTCTCGAGTCTTAAAGACCTGTAATTTCCAATGTCTAGCAGAATTATTGGATTTACgcaccagaaaaaaaagttagtcccatccatttttttttttttttaaatatgcggATACCTGAAGGATTctgtgttaaataaaatattatgttaacaaactttaatttttaatagaaaaagtttGGCACTGTGcattggatttttttattgtaatttttcaattaaaattaatgttcatGCNttttttttttttttttttttttttttttttttttttttttaaatatgcggATACCTGAAGGATTcagtgttaaataaaatattatgttaacaaactttaatttttaatagaaaaagtttGGCACTGTGCATtggctttttttattgtaatttttcaattgaaattaatgttcatgctaaatatgtattaaaaatattgaaaatcagATTGGTGTAATTAAGGTAGACTGGGGGGAGAATGATCTTTAAGattctaaaaagttttaatgagatattgtttgttaagttttttaatataaactctaagaattagtttttttttcctagcaaatttatatatttaaaaataaaattttgccgATTGAAGAATCCTGATGTCTTGTAGAAATTACAAATTTCCTATTGAGAAAAATCCAgttgaataaatattcaaaacttgaAAGTTAAAACGACTTGCATTGCACCCCCACTAGCTCAGCAATGCAAAACTCACGAAATGGTATTTTGACAGTCATGTCTGGAAAAAATCACATTTCTGCCTCATTTTTTCACAAGTAGTAAACTAATATTAGTTATAGAAACAGTATACAAGAGGCAGACCTGTATAACATGCATGAACACACGAACCTCttgtgtggaaaaaaaaatttattactcaaaaGGAAATAATCCACTTCTTCAAAGAGGGTTTGTCTTTTTCAAATTaccgataaattttttttcgtttttacaCTTTTTCATTCCAAggcaacttttatttaaaatgtcattcaCATGGTTTTTAAGATTAGCGCAtcgtttttcctttttcatgatttttatatcaaatatcgCGTTTTGACCATCACAATTTGAAAACCACTTTTACGTTTCATGTTGAAGTGACTTATAAATTATACACCAATATTCGTTTTCGCGCGATTTTAAATTGAAGCATTGATATTTGTATtcatgcgattttaaaatcgaacattaatatttatattcatgcaattttaagatcaaacATTCCAGTGTGTTGTACGGGATGTTAAGATCAAGCATCGAGATTCgtatgaatacatttttaaaaccaaacattgagattcatatttacacaatttatgtaaaggaaataaaattttgcatcaatatttttattaaaacgttgATTACATTCTGTGGATGGATATTTCCTCTGAacacttttttcttgtttaaatgcagatatttttcaactctttaaaaaaggttttttgcacataaatttttgaatttctattaGCTTTTTTGGTTTTCTACCTAACTCATATCTGTGGTGTGTATCAATATAGaaatctataaaaagttttttaaaaaatcagtgatTTTGCAACGAATTTCACCAAAATGAGGTGATGACAAAACGATTTAAACTATTAGTAGTCGCAAGAGTTAATCAATGCGTGCagaaagtgttttaatttagattttgaagtttttccttttatctAACTCTGACAAGaggtagcatttttttttaaaatttagaaatcagCAATAGAGATTAAGCAgaagtttaaatcttttttttgtggaatgaattgttatttattttttattttttgctattaatgaattgtttttcaattgatctaaaaatttttttaacagatgcaTCCTGATTTTGATCTGTGTGTCgaggataaaataaattttgataagaaattCAAAACACCTTTGTGAGTATAAGTTTATGTTGTTTATATGCCCCAGttatataatgcaataaatatatgtttttgtactttttatttgcTGTATGTAGTTAGTGAAACTTTATTTGATGCGAtccttttaaattgaatttaagaattttctaaaagcataagaaaaatattcacaaaaatgaGACTTATTATGACTGGTACCTAATTTTTATGCTCtaatttaatgttatgttaGACCTAAATAACAGTGATACTTGCAGAAAATgatattctatattttcaaatataagctGAAAAATTTTCGAGAGCTAAAGTTATAATCAGATCCATCAACAGTGAAAATTTCTAGGAGGTCATCGCCAATAGAAACACTTCTCCTTTTATCGAGCATTAGAAATAACCAGTTAATATCGCAAAGCGTACATACAAAGCATGAGAATACAGAAAAGGATATTTGAAAACGGAAttcctaaatataaaaattttaaaaaaagactacaTTTATCTTTTACTTAATCAGTTTTATAAGCTGAGAATGAGTTTCTTACTCTGCtgtgaaattgaaaaatcaacgtaagtgacaaaaaattctaaattgagatttttatatatgtgGCATTTTTGTATGGTAAGTTAcgtattgcaaaataaataaataaatcagaaataaattttattttatcagtttttttaaattctattttagcgttTATAGCTTTAGTAATAGAATGAGAAAAGTTGTCAAGACACTATTCTCGGAATTAATCGTGAAGAActtgcattaatttttcaattgcaagGCACTACAAGCATAACAAGTTTTTTACACCCAACATATTTTCTtcggtattttttaatgttttacttgaattttttgtcAAGTTGAATAGCTGCTGATGTCGATCCTTAATAGTAAGTGAAAAGCCTGGAGGAGGAGGAAACAAAATAGGTTGGGCTGAGAATATGATGCCAATCGGGGTTGCTGATCTGAAATTCCTGCAGAGTAGAGAGagtgtacatttttatttccaacgtaatagcttttttttttacatcttcttttatataagtttaattttgggTGAATTTCCAAATAACAAGCTTACTCTTTGACTTATACACAGATGAGCTTTTATTCAGATGTATATGGTACTTCAATCTGGGTTCATAAACTGTTTAATCTTTTTACACATATATACTACTCTTAAACATGCaatctaaataataaagtgGGGAAGTTCAGTTCAGGAGGGGATTTTCCTACTGCAACAGAGCAGGGAATATGTTTTCTTTCAGTAGGAGATTTCCAAGCTAACtgaattaataacttttttcttggAATTTTCTGCATGCTGCAAAAGACATTGCTACTATATCTATTACATTATATATTCTATTGACTGAATTCATATCTTTGATTGTAAGTATTAACGCTTTtacagtgaatttaaaaaatctaactcGTGTTGTTAGgttaaaggaataaataaaatatgttaaaatgtaaACTTCTTTTATTAACTCCCTGTCCCATGTTACTAAACAGTGTCAATATTGTTCATAAGTAACctggattttttcaaaatgttaaatttgttcTTTGTAGTTACTTTCTAGTAAGTTGATGAAATGTGtacatttgtttattctttttctacAACTGAGATTGAGCACaacagtttttattgtaaattcttGTTTAGTAAATCAACGGTTCCAGAAATGGGTTTTGCGGAACCTTGGGTTCTGTGAAAAAATCACAGGGGTTCTGAGATTTAGGACTTTTTTAaccagtaataattataattcttatattccatcaataatacataatttatttgatgtttCAGTTgtctatagaaaattatttttgtaaaataccactgaaaaagtaaaaccaatatttaaaaaaaagttttttttaaacagtgaaatgttaaataaataaaataaagaagatccatttttcacaaattcCAAATGTATTTGTTGTtgaacttttcaaaacaaaataaaaaatcaagaacaagaaaatgtttctttaactGCTATTCTCAAGGTTAATAgcagttttgttttgaaaaccataattcagattatcttatttcttttcattatatgCATATACACTACAGTCAATgttctcaaaataattagtagtttatttgcttatatatattatttggtgatatatatatagtatcAGGATACCGCCAAATGAAGATTGATCATTTAgggcagtgttccccaacctttttatcaccgcaGACCTGTCAACGTTCGATAATTTTACCACGGCCCCCAGGAGAGGGGGGCGAcgacgttgattgtttatattttagataatttttaattacatattatgttttaattacatatattaattttaatttaattgtatttaaacatgccttcaaaacaaaatactgttacaccaaaaaataaatataaagtgatttagcattttaacttactagaacgttaaatcaatgagaaccctaagcttgtttctttgcaatgagacggttccatctgggggtaatcggagacaatgatacattacaaaaatttatgtcactaccttcgggggcccttttttttaaataaataaaattttaatggaacacagatatttttaatttggggtataaattcagtttcaatgaaatgggcggcccggtaccatttgatccacggaccgggggttggggaacactgattTAGGGTTCATAGCCGGAAAAGTTGGGAACTGTTACCtagatcaaatttaattttactattgcCAAGAATTagactttaaacatttttgtaccaacttagatattttaataagaatttattgcaactttttattgtttatttcatacCTGTCTAGGtaagattttgatttattctttttttaacattttctataaGTTCtggaataaaagtttgaaatagtatattaattttgttttcaatttagttttctttcaccttattttttgttgtatttatatttgtcaacttaaatttgttataaaagtaagaaatcttaaacgaaattttaaaactctattttCTTTCAAGTATTACACAagcatacatattttataaacaattaatttatatatcttgtttttaataatgaagtatACAATGAGTGAAATATCTTGTAATACTTCTGTTTGTCTAAGTTGATCCATTTCCGCACAATATgctagaaaaatatgtttagttttcTATGTTCGAgatgaagaaaaacaatatgTTAACATTTCATTCTATACACAAAAATTATGTATGAgcataaataatacatatttaaaaattatataaaattgaagaattcttttttttaaaacttcattaagaattggttttttattttaactagagaagagaagtttattttcaaatataaaataaagcctccattttttttactactaatGTTTCATTCctgtaattttagtttaagattAAACATGCTTTTGAGCAAAATCTTAAACAACTAATCATTCATTAAtcgcaatatttatatttcacaaagATTTTATGTATAACTATTCagtaaattgtgtttaaaacatttaataattcaatttttaacttaaatttctgGCGAAATAACTTCGAAATCCCATCCCTCTGAAAATAGACACAGCACCAGCTTCTAAAAaccaatactttattttttcagggTGATTATTTCTGCTGTGATAAAACTATTCATATACTAAACCTAACTCTAGAAGAGTAGCTTAACAGAGAATGTTTTTCCACTAAGCTATAATTGTTGTGATCAATCTAGGTTAACTATGCCTCTAATTAAAGAACTTAGTGTAAAACATGTTATTCCATTAGACTCAAATTGCTGTAATAAAATGTACTTAACAGTGTTGCAgtgcaaacaaaattatttatggaaaGCAATTCACAACTTCGTGGGGAGGGTTGGAGGAATCTAGAATTATCTTGGATAATTTTTGTTCAACAGCTTATAAATCATCTAAAGTTTTGTTAGTTaggttactttatttttgtttttttgtaacctttttaacttttcttcccttttactgaaaaataattctaaatatttttattagagtaattatttttacttgttttcatTACACCTCTGTCGATTTAGCAAATGGgcaaaactggaaaaatatttctccccAATATACTATTTCCCTATCTAATAATATGGAAAAATCGCTGttgctatgcagagaagactgcaggtttTAATACGACTTTTTACGTGTAGAACCGTCAGTGgattaaaatcaattgaaaatgtatattggcttacatataattaattgattattaataaaacaaatgcacttcatttcttttaacaaatttaaaaaaattgcatgctaAGTAgctgtttttctctttattgaCAAATATTTCTAGAAATGGTTAAAAggtaatgaaatttcataattctagtttcaaaatagaaatgtaAAGTTAATCAAAGCTAATTTTGCAATTGATTGTCTTAATTTGGTACAATAGTTTTCTAACTTAGCACATTCATGAAGAtggcttttaaattatttgtattgcctgcaaattatgttaaaacttttttttatgtgtgttCCGTCTCATCCTGGTTTCAATATAACcctttttctaattgaaaactCGGGTTTAAACATGTCATTCCATTAAGTTCTTCAATTATGTTAATgagaaaatttacataaaatatttatagtttttttgctATCTTACTATTTGATTGATATAAATGTGGTCTATTTGATATAGGTGGagacagtttatttatttagcaactGGTGTGACTTTGTGGATGACTATTGGCTACTGGGACATCACACATCCTTTAGACCAACACATtgtaagaaattgttttttaaaacattactaGTTGTGgcttgaaaaatcaaaatcagaattattcaaaataattcaaaaatagtgtcttaaatttcaataagtaaaattGTTACACAGTTGAAAaaatcagggatgagatttttccgctttttagcggatttccgcttttttcacttttatctcttaaatttcagcttttttatcaaaaattcagattttctaaaaattttactttttttataggtattccgctttttcagaaaattcaccgattttcaaagagaaacagaaaattcaaacaacatagctaccaatcctttctcatttttacttattttagctattttctccccttttacacgcagcagataagattttccaaattttttaccCACCCTCCAGATAAATCCGATTTTCGTAGTTCAAACGACGCTGCGTCTGACAAACCTTTTAGAGGtcccaagcctggaatctgcctaatatctcgattcttattcacacgattttaatatcaaacatagcttttcatatttgcgtgttgcgattcttattcacgcgatttgaatattgtacgctgcgattcttatttacgagatttagaaatccgatattgtgattcgtattATTTACGTCTTTCTAAAaacctatgtagcgattcgtatttGCTCATGCGGNttgattctttaatttttcttttaggctatgtaagagttttaaaataatacaaattttattttatgactaatttcatttaagtttgcttatttttatgttctataCTGTTGCGTCTTAGCCCAttgtttttttcatcttttaacttttcttttccatttataaacaccttttacaatttttaaaatttattatctgatTAAATTAGTTAGTTAAATTAGTTTAGTTAAATTAgtcaaattttcaatgtttccTAACTAAAGCATATTCATTTTGATCTTATTTGCAGTTGGTTCAATTTTCTAaagtttcagaataaaattccatgaaaattttacattaaatatagttaaataaagcattttccctaacctgtgattttttttcagtttaaataaaaatcatgaaacagcattctagaaattttaaaatttcacagatACAGAAATAACttatcaactatttttttttttaatataatgggcTGAATGTTGCATATTTgtccaaatttataatttgtcaaataattatatttaattgcgtacttatttatttttgaaattattttaatattgttcctATGAGAAATTGATAGATAGGATAATTTTAGAACGTTATCATTCTGATGCTCTTCTTTATTTAAGCAgtcatcagttttattttagtgatcatatggagttaaattttttgatctcTAATTAACTCAACAGGCACTCGAGTAGCTTTGTAATAAGTGGTTTTTCTGGAAGCATCATTGCCCCCAATATTTCAAAGATGTCCTGTGTCTGGCACTGTGTCGATGCTCATATTGCAGTTTTACGCTATAAACTTTGTTTGAGttatcatttaaagttacaGCCCTGAATTAGGtcatatttttagttacatatatttttgtgcattattaattagtttttttatttttacaggtCAATAAACAATATCCACACAGCGGTCAAGTTCATTACAGCTTTGAACCTGCAGAAGAGTGAATTATTCTAAGAGTGAAATTATTGTAGATAAATGTTTAATGctttaatttgtatttcattaaaactgaataatatgAATATCTCTTTGTCATTATGAGTGAAGCCACTTTATCTCaccatttaaatgaaaataaatctgctACCTAATGATTCAATTCCAAAATCAGATAAAAGTGgaatgtttagtaaaaaatattttcatttagtcTCAGTGATCAAACTCAGTTAAattaaaacctgttttaaattagtctttcaattaaaaatttcaaacaataaatttagacttttaaccttttttttaaacaaaaattatcagtaaaaaatgtaattttctagcaaaaattgctatttactGAAATGATTAGTTTTACTTGCTTTCACAAGAGTgactattgtttttatttcatacccGTCATAAACGGCgaacccaatttttggatttacaactattaatgttcaactctatagccttgtaattttgatcccaatcctgaagacaagggaactcctagatcaagtattgggagaaatttgcctttgtggaggactctATGATAGAACTAACCCCGCATTTACATTatgtggagaggaaaaccatgaaaatctccAATGGTTATCCTGATGTCAAGGGGACActaacccatgattcatctaccactgaggatgtctTACATCAGCACAGTGGTCATTACGCTCTATGTGCAGAATTCAACTCTAATGGCTATTGCTGGGAATTGAACACCGTTTACCTCATTGAACTGTGTTTGATTCCCAACAATTCGATTCTTTTTGTCGATATATATTAGAAGGTGAATGCTCtacccctgagccaccacggttcaAGGCTATTGTTTAGAATACTTATCTTCATCTGATTACATTTGCTGTACATAACTGCGAAATCTACTGGATTTAtcagtagactactggattttggtcttctggtttaataaaaattcccctgttttctgtacattttagaatattCCATAGAATCTAGTAAGCTTCCTAAGAaaattcccttgttttctgtaaattttagaatattccaTAGAATCTAGTAAGcttcttaagaaaattgaaatagaatttttacacGATTTATTggttgctttaatatttaaataagtattactaattcATAATGAACCATATAGtaatcattttaaagcattcttttgttctaaaattttcagtttatttttgtttagaaaatttaattaaaaaatcttttaaccatcaataataaattacttgtcTATTTCATGCAAAGttagttaatataattaaaaacattttaagttaatttaatgttgaacataaatgaaaaatattgaatatttattagtgTAAAAGTCCCTAAAATTCCccatatgtaaaatatttagtatattatgcAACTGttaacatgaaatttatattatttggaaaatctactggatttttttcttgTCTATGTTAGAAGCTATGAGTATAACCAGTTTagcatttgaattatattttgtacCTGTAAAGCTATTTTAGAGATCAATATCTA
Above is a window of Parasteatoda tepidariorum isolate YZ-2023 chromosome 5, CAS_Ptep_4.0, whole genome shotgun sequence DNA encoding:
- the LOC107446834 gene encoding NADH dehydrogenase [ubiquinone] 1 beta subcomplex subunit 8, mitochondrial, translated to MLRTSQFAKILYKNRDLKKFLANYGNITRSMSSVTTWNKDWKPGPYPRTKEEKIAAAKKYYMLPEDYEPYPEEEGFGDYPKFKMVHMENRNPHEPYDWESLKRNYCEPMHPDFDLCVEDKINFDKKFKTPLWRQFIYLATGVTLWMTIGYWDITHPLDQHIVNKQYPHSGQVHYSFEPAEE